The sequence CGCGCTTGACGAGCTGTTCGACAACTTGGCGGCCGATGGTGCCGGTGGCGCCGGTAACGAGAATGGTCATGGGAATCACTCCGGGTTGGGGTCAGAAGACACCCGGCAAAATAGTGATCCACATTTGGACCGATAGACGATATATCTAGACAGACCGTCTCGCTGGTGGAACCATGGACCTGCTCGCACTCGCCGATTTCAATCTCGTCGCCCGGCACGGCGGGTTCGGTCGGGCTGCGCGGGCCGCTGGGCGCCCGAAAGCCACCCTGTCCCGAAGGGTCGCCGAGCTCGAGGCCGCGCTCGACCTGCGGCTGTTCGAGCGTGGCGCGCGCGCCCTGAAACTCACCCAGGAAGGACGCGCCCTTTACGAGCGGACGGCGTCCTTGCTCACCGAGCTCGATGAGACGGCAGCAGCAATTGCTTCGGGCGGGGACAGGCCGCACGGCAGGCTGCGGATCAGCGCGCCGCTGCTGTTCTCGCAGACCGCGATGGGCAAGCTCGCGGCCGGCTTCGCGCTCAAATGTCCGCAGGTCCGGCTAGAGGTCACGACGGAAGATCGCGCCGTCGACATGGTGGAGGAAGGCTACGACCTGGTGATCCGGGTTAATCCCGATCCGGACGAAAGCCTTGTCGGACGAATCTTTCTGCGCGATCGGCTGGTGGCGGTGGCGAGCCCCGAGCTGAAACGACCGAGGGACAATCTCGCTGTGCCGGCTGTCATGCGCGGAGCGGGCGACCAGATAACAACCTGGGAAGTGACAGGGCCAAGCGGAAGAGCGCACATCGCGGTTGATCCGGTCCTTCGCCTGTCATCGCTCATCATGGTCCGCGATGCGGTCCGGGCGGGCGTCGGCGCCGGACGGCTCCCGGTGTCCCTGGTCAGTCACGACCTCGCCGCCGGCACGCTAGTGCATTGGGGCGACATCGACGGACCAGAGATCGCGTTGTGGACACTCTATCCATCTCGCCGGTTTTTGAGCGCGCGCGTATCTGCCTTCCTCGACTATATGAAGGAGGCCTTCCCCATGGGGACGCCTGACGAGCTGGCGGCCTTTATCGGGAGCTGAGAGGCGACGCGCGCTGGTCGGCCTTTCGTCACGCCGGCTCCGCCGCCTTCACGCCGAGCGGTTTCGGCGCCATGCCGCCGCCGGGCTTGAGGTGGAATTCGTAAGTCATCAGGTGCCACTGCCCGTTTGCCTTGGTGCCGTCGGGCATCGTCGCATCGTTGCGCGGCTCGACCTTGGCGACGAGGTCGTCCTTGACCCCGAACACCACGTCGGAATCCAGATATTTGTCGCCGTCCATGAAGACGTGGGTGATCAGCGGCTCATAGCCCTTGGCGTTCACCAGGAAATGCACATGCGCCGGGCGCATCGGATGGCGCCTGGTCTGCACGATCATCTCGCCAACCGGACCATCGGTCGGGATCGGATAGCTGCACGGCAAAATGGTGCGGAAGAAGAAGCGGCCGTCATCATCGGTGATGAAGCGCGCCCGCGCCGAGGCGCCGACCTCGTCATAGTTCGGCTTCTGTGAATCGTAAAAGCCGTCGTCGTCGGCGTGCCAGACGTCGACAGGGACATTCGCGAGCGGCTTGCCCTGCAGGTCGGTGACGCGGCTCTGCACGAACATCCGTTCGCCGGTCTGGTTGTTCGGCGAGATGTCGGTGCCGTGCGCCGTCACCTTGTGCTCGCCGACATAGAACGGGCCGAGCACCGTGGTCTGGGTGGCGCCGTCGCGGTCCCTGTGGTTGACCGCGTCGACCAGCATGGAGACGCCGAGTACGTCGGACAGCAGGATGAACTCCTGGCGGGTGTCGGTGCATTTCTGCCCCGTGCGGGTCAGGAAGTCGATGGCGTATTCCCATTCCTCGAAGGTGAGACCGGTCCTGCTCACGTAATCGTGCAGCGACTTCACCAATTCCTGGAGCAGGAATTTTGCGCGCGGATTCGGTGTCTGGTCAAAGCTCCGGACGACGGCTTCGGTGAGTTCGGTCTCGTTGAATTGGGTCATGATGGGTTTGCCCTGCGCTTTCTCGTTGGCCCCTGACGGGCTCTCTGGAGGCGTTCCAAGGTGCAGCCTACACCAGTGAGCGGGCTGGCGTTAAGCGCAACCAGCTTGGAAAGGGACCACCACTTCGGCTATCAACGCTAACAAAACTGCCCGGAGGAACTGATGCTCGCCCCCACCCCCGCCTCGCCCGAATCCGTCGGCATGTCCAAGGCCGCGCTCGACCGTGTCGATGCACACCTGAAGAGCCGCTACATCGACCCCGGCCGCTTCCCGGGCGCGCATCTTCTGGTCTACCGCCGCGGCAAGGTCGCGCACAGCTCGGTCCAGGGCCTTGCCGATGTCGAGCGCAAGGTGCCGGTCAAGGACGACACCATCTACCGCATCTATTCCATGACCAAGCCGCTCACCAGCGTCGCCTTCATGATGCTGGTCGAGCAGGGCCTCGTCGCGATCGACGAGCCTGTCGCAAAGTACATTCCGGAATGGAAGGATCTCGGCGTGTTCGTCGCCGGCACCGCGCCCGCGTTCCTGACCCGGCCGCCGACCCGGCCGATGCTGATCGTCGACCTCTTGCGTCACACCTCCGGACTGACTTACGGCTTCCAGCAGCGCTCCAATGTCGATGCCGCCTATCGCGGCGAGAAGATCGGCGAGGTCGAGAAGTCAGGCACGCTCCAGACCATGATCGAGGGCCTGGCAAAGATCCCGCTCGAGTTCTCGCCGGGCGAAGCCTGGAACTACTCGGTCTCGACCGACGTGCTCGGCTACCTCGTTGGCAAGATCTCGGGCGTTCCGTTCGAGCAGTTCCTTAAAGCACGCATCCTCGATCCGCTCGGCATGACCGACACCGACTTCCATGTCCCGGCGTCCAAGGCGCACCGTTTCGCCGCCTGCTACTCGGCCGATCCCGGCGGCGGCATGACCTTCCATGCCGGCCAGCGCCGCGAGGGCCTGACGCTCCAGGACGACCCGACGACGAGCTCGTTTCTCACCCCGCCCTCCTTCATCTCCGGCGGCGGCGGGCTGTGCTCGACGGTAGCCGACTATCTCACCTTCTGCCGTGCGCTGCTCAATGGCGGCGAGCTCGGCGGCGTCAGGCTAATCGGCCCGAAGACGCTGGCGCTGATGACGAGCAATCACATTCCCGGCGGACGTTCGCTTCCGGAGGTGTCGCGCTCGCTGTTCTCCGAAGCCGCCTATAACGGCATCGGCTTTGGCCTCGGCTTCGCCGTGACCATGCGCCCGGCGGAGACGCTAATCGCCGGCAGCCCCGGCGAATACAATTGGGGCGGCGCGGCAACGACCTCGTTCTGGATCGATCCGGCCGAGGAGCTGATCGCGATCTTCATGACGCAGGTGCTGCCGTCGAGCGCCTATCCGATCCGGCGCGAGCTGCGCAGCATGGTCTATGCCGCGATCACCCAGAGCAACCTCTGAGATCGCGCACGTGTCGGGCAGCGGGGCTCCGCGAGCGATCGCGAAGCCCCGCTGCTTTTTCGTTCAGTGAAAATGGCCAATCAGATAGATGCCGCCGCCGATCACCAGCACGGCGGGCACGGCCCACAGAATTAGAACTGGCATTTGTCATCCTCCTCAGTTTGACGTGCAGACCTTGACGGTCTTCATGCCGCTTTCGGCTTCGGTGCGCGATTTGTAGATCGTGCCCGACGGGCTGACGACGGTCATGGACGCGTCCGTCGGCTTCTTGTCGACGACGGTGCACTTCTTGGTCTTGACGTCCTGGACGACATAGAACTCGTCGGCCGCGAACGCCGGCAGGGACATTGCAGCTACCATCAACGCTGCGGTCGCAATTCTCAGTTTCATTTTCTCCTCCTCCATGCACCGGGCATTCGGCCCGGCCGATTTGCAAACGGGAAAAAGAGGCAAATTGTTCCTCCGGCTGGGAACACTGTGCACGGCGGGATGTTGTTGCGGTGCCTATTCCCGATGAGGAGAACAAGATGAAGAAGCTGTTCCTGCTATCCACAGCAGTGGTTCTGATCTCGACCGGCGCGTTCGCGCAATCCACCGTTGTGACCACCACCGGAACCAGTCACGGCGCCGCGGTGCAGATCGAGCCGCAATACCGCACCAAGATCAAATCCTACGTCACCGAGCATCGCATCCGCCCCGTAACGACGAAGGAGAAGATCGTGGTCGGCGCGACGGTTCCGAGCGATGTCGAGCTCGAGGCCGTTCCGGCGGACTGGGGTCCGTCGCTGACCAAGTATCGCTACGTCTACTCCGGCGATCGCGTGATGCTGGTGGATCCCAGCTCGCGCACGGTCGTCCAGGAAATCGACTGAGGCATGATGGACGAGCGGCCGCCGCGACGGCGGCCGCTCTGGCCGGAGTTGATCACATGAGATCGCATCAAGAGGCCCGGATCGCCGGACTCAGCTTGGCGGCCGTCTACGCCATGTGTCTACTCCTGACCGCAATCAGCATGAGCTGACGCGCAGGCCTGCTGGACTGCGCTGCAAAATCCCTTTTCGGGACTGCCCACGCGATGCGAAAATCGTGGCGCAGCGCAAGTCCCGCCCCTATGGTTCTTTCAAAACCATAATCCGGCGCCGCCTGCGCTGGAACGGGACGCCCGCGTTTGTCAAAGCTCTCCCTGCCGGTCCGGCTCGCCCTTTTGGTCACGGGAACAATGTTGCCGCTGATTGTCTTCGCGGTCGGCCTCGCCTACTCCAACTACCGCCAGGACCGCAGCGACGCCATGCGCCGCGTGCTCGAGACGGTGCGGAGCATGCGCCTCGTGCTCGACTCCGAGGTGCAGCGGATGACGGGCGGCCTGCAGGTGCTCGCGCTGAGCGACTCCTTGCGCAGCGGCGATTTCGATGACTTCCGCCGCCTCGCCGCCGGGTTCATCAACCAGTATGGCGAGGACAGCGTCCTGCTGCTGGCCGACCGCTCCGGGCACCAGCTGTTCTCGACGCTCACGACCGACACGGCGAGCCTGCCGCCGCGCAACAACCGGGAGATCGTCGAGCGGGTCTTCACGAGCAAGTCACCGCAATTCTCCGATCTGTTCACCGGATCGACCAAGAAGCACCCGATCGTCACGGTCGAAATCCCCGTGCTGCGCGACGGCCAGGTCGTCTACGCGCTCTCCTTCAGCCCGCCGATCGGCTTCTTCCAGCATCTGGTCGAGCGGCAGCGTCCCGACGCGCAATGGACGGTGTCGCTGCTGGACAGCAAGGGCATGGTATTCGCGCGTGTCCCCAATCCGAACGAGACGTTCGGCAAGCAGGCTTCGCCCTCGCTCTACCATGCGATGTTCGAGGCGCCCGAGGCGGTGCTGTCGAGCGTCTCGCTCGACGGCGTTGCGCTGGCCTCGGCCTATACGCGATCCCGCCTGACCGGCTGGACCGTCGCCGCCGGCGTCACCGAGCGCTCGCTGATCGCCCCGCTCTGGCGCAACATCGCGGTCACCAGCCTGATCGGTGGCATATTGCTGCTGATCGGCCTCACTTTTGCGGTCAGAATGGCGACCACGATTGCGCGCGGCGAGATGCTGCACGATCTCCTGATCGACGAGCTCA comes from Bradyrhizobium diazoefficiens and encodes:
- a CDS encoding DUF1236 domain-containing protein; the protein is MKKLFLLSTAVVLISTGAFAQSTVVTTTGTSHGAAVQIEPQYRTKIKSYVTEHRIRPVTTKEKIVVGATVPSDVELEAVPADWGPSLTKYRYVYSGDRVMLVDPSSRTVVQEID
- a CDS encoding sensor histidine kinase, producing MLPLIVFAVGLAYSNYRQDRSDAMRRVLETVRSMRLVLDSEVQRMTGGLQVLALSDSLRSGDFDDFRRLAAGFINQYGEDSVLLLADRSGHQLFSTLTTDTASLPPRNNREIVERVFTSKSPQFSDLFTGSTKKHPIVTVEIPVLRDGQVVYALSFSPPIGFFQHLVERQRPDAQWTVSLLDSKGMVFARVPNPNETFGKQASPSLYHAMFEAPEAVLSSVSLDGVALASAYTRSRLTGWTVAAGVTERSLIAPLWRNIAVTSLIGGILLLIGLTFAVRMATTIARGEMLHDLLIDELNHRVKNTLALMQAIAVQTFRSASRDERAKFEGRLGALAEAHNLLSQEKWAGSELRDVIARALKPFLLSNPDRIRMAGPAVPLSPRLAVVLSMIVHEIATNAAKYGALSNETGRVTLDWEVIVDAKARLRLIWTEIGGPPVTAPVRRGFGSRLIERSARDQLGGEATVDFLPHGVVCTVTCALDEAR
- a CDS encoding serine hydrolase domain-containing protein translates to MLAPTPASPESVGMSKAALDRVDAHLKSRYIDPGRFPGAHLLVYRRGKVAHSSVQGLADVERKVPVKDDTIYRIYSMTKPLTSVAFMMLVEQGLVAIDEPVAKYIPEWKDLGVFVAGTAPAFLTRPPTRPMLIVDLLRHTSGLTYGFQQRSNVDAAYRGEKIGEVEKSGTLQTMIEGLAKIPLEFSPGEAWNYSVSTDVLGYLVGKISGVPFEQFLKARILDPLGMTDTDFHVPASKAHRFAACYSADPGGGMTFHAGQRREGLTLQDDPTTSSFLTPPSFISGGGGLCSTVADYLTFCRALLNGGELGGVRLIGPKTLALMTSNHIPGGRSLPEVSRSLFSEAAYNGIGFGLGFAVTMRPAETLIAGSPGEYNWGGAATTSFWIDPAEELIAIFMTQVLPSSAYPIRRELRSMVYAAITQSNL
- a CDS encoding intradiol ring-cleavage dioxygenase, whose amino-acid sequence is MTQFNETELTEAVVRSFDQTPNPRAKFLLQELVKSLHDYVSRTGLTFEEWEYAIDFLTRTGQKCTDTRQEFILLSDVLGVSMLVDAVNHRDRDGATQTTVLGPFYVGEHKVTAHGTDISPNNQTGERMFVQSRVTDLQGKPLANVPVDVWHADDDGFYDSQKPNYDEVGASARARFITDDDGRFFFRTILPCSYPIPTDGPVGEMIVQTRRHPMRPAHVHFLVNAKGYEPLITHVFMDGDKYLDSDVVFGVKDDLVAKVEPRNDATMPDGTKANGQWHLMTYEFHLKPGGGMAPKPLGVKAAEPA
- a CDS encoding LysR family transcriptional regulator is translated as MDLLALADFNLVARHGGFGRAARAAGRPKATLSRRVAELEAALDLRLFERGARALKLTQEGRALYERTASLLTELDETAAAIASGGDRPHGRLRISAPLLFSQTAMGKLAAGFALKCPQVRLEVTTEDRAVDMVEEGYDLVIRVNPDPDESLVGRIFLRDRLVAVASPELKRPRDNLAVPAVMRGAGDQITTWEVTGPSGRAHIAVDPVLRLSSLIMVRDAVRAGVGAGRLPVSLVSHDLAAGTLVHWGDIDGPEIALWTLYPSRRFLSARVSAFLDYMKEAFPMGTPDELAAFIGS